In Bifidobacterium actinocoloniiforme DSM 22766, a genomic segment contains:
- a CDS encoding DUF58 domain-containing protein, whose translation MRARENQPRTDCGPVESWLRLTPLGRAVCLLTAGSALAFLALGWAELLSMAATGIALLTIGLVLSRNSPDLRAGFESESLTLLAGQETTISLSACNTGRRSSTGAQVRLKAGAASYIWPLPRLAPGQSARRTVTLRAARRGMGWIGPLTIQRNDPLGLSTRGLTAAGPLRLVVHPRTVPLEAASGAGLLSDQEGGSDWSEEGVDFHSLRDYEPGDDLRRVHWPSAARTGRLLVRRYLPRQSPALGLWLDANPNAYASAPEFELAVSLLASLGLAALGGGCAPRLTLGSVVWTPKEADDWLDGCSALHWVGPDGNPLEPAALSQRDDSAELADSQPLSAAICVLGSRTVASQVQRALLGMGDPVSGRILLLTANLGSHADGAQSGGAAISSAIDGWKVRASIGCLEQLPALLEALA comes from the coding sequence ATGAGAGCGCGCGAGAATCAGCCACGCACGGACTGCGGGCCTGTGGAAAGCTGGCTCCGTCTGACCCCCCTGGGTCGGGCCGTGTGCTTGCTGACAGCGGGCAGCGCCTTGGCCTTCCTGGCTTTGGGTTGGGCCGAACTGCTGAGCATGGCCGCCACCGGAATCGCCCTTCTGACCATCGGCCTGGTCCTATCCCGCAACTCCCCAGACCTGAGAGCGGGATTCGAGTCTGAATCCCTGACCCTGCTGGCAGGGCAGGAGACCACAATCTCCCTTTCCGCCTGCAACACGGGCCGCAGAAGTTCCACCGGAGCCCAAGTGCGCCTGAAAGCGGGCGCGGCCTCTTACATATGGCCACTGCCGCGACTGGCACCAGGTCAAAGCGCGCGGCGCACAGTGACCCTGCGCGCCGCCCGCCGAGGAATGGGGTGGATCGGCCCCCTGACCATCCAGCGGAACGACCCCCTCGGCCTGTCCACCAGAGGCCTGACCGCAGCAGGCCCCCTACGACTGGTCGTCCACCCCCGCACCGTGCCGCTGGAGGCAGCCAGTGGAGCTGGCCTCCTCTCCGACCAAGAAGGGGGATCCGATTGGTCCGAGGAGGGCGTGGACTTCCACAGCTTGCGTGACTACGAACCTGGCGATGACCTGCGCAGGGTCCACTGGCCTTCCGCCGCCCGCACAGGCAGGCTCCTGGTCCGCCGCTACCTGCCCCGCCAAAGCCCGGCGCTGGGACTCTGGCTGGACGCCAATCCGAACGCCTACGCTAGCGCACCGGAATTCGAGCTTGCGGTCAGCCTTCTGGCCTCGCTCGGGTTGGCGGCCCTAGGCGGCGGCTGCGCCCCCCGGCTGACCCTAGGATCAGTCGTGTGGACACCAAAGGAGGCGGATGACTGGTTGGACGGGTGCAGCGCCCTGCACTGGGTCGGACCGGATGGAAACCCCTTGGAACCAGCGGCGCTGAGCCAACGCGATGATTCAGCGGAGCTCGCTGACTCGCAACCCCTATCCGCCGCGATCTGCGTCCTAGGATCCCGCACCGTCGCAAGTCAGGTCCAGCGGGCGCTCCTGGGCATGGGCGACCCAGTCAGCGGACGAATCCTGCTGCTGACCGCGAACCTGGGCTCGCACGCTGACGGCGCGCAATCCGGCGGCGCGGCAATCAGCAGCGCAATCGACGGATGGAAGGTCCGAGCTTCCATTGGCTGTTTGGAGCAGCTCCCGGCATTGTTGGAGGCACTGGCATGA
- a CDS encoding transglutaminase-like domain-containing protein, with product MSGFKLLICEDPPLGRAQGAGMALWTLLLWTGYLAGRLALVPSQVHGWPRTRACGAVVPLATMAASAFLGTREGWHTGPTGLALALALAFWSSDRPLRRRAAAKLVCALTACGLSLSVQGLAPGRRLVLREHYQPPTSIVTRTSPLSTYRAYLKDFRQEPLLEVEGLPSPAPIRLAVLDAFDGQVWTVGGTGSTEGGGYRRLGRQQPNAADNQQEQPTAGPPFVATFHVHAGLGPGLMPSVGHAERFDRAQAVPLDQAYYDAASAAALAPAGLAGPFSYREQGHLPPRPPSRQAIASARAAPVTQPPLNRPPAGLTQAANRFAGTTPGVSAGRKALNLADALRSEGWFSHGLAGDYPSQAGHGSYRIERMLRADALVGDSEQYASLMALMARQEGLSARVVLGFLPQQGQAAIDAEAQSVPSPKPNGPLTFTGEDMQAWVEVDLEGLGWVAFHPTPPQSRRPQTDRSERQKEPNRARPPLPLSDPLREGPPSVDNPQNAGSGGQGTKHEGWWERVGPLLRAMALWTLPLWVCTGLLAGLSAASRRSLRLLKLTGTPRERILAGWRFLIALARRLGVPVSGRTRSQQAQTLDRSLHAALGERPPAGRASGPEANPANALALLADQAAFSTADCSPQEADLYWQSVDRAAVRLLSSKGRFRRWAWRLIPLPWGLRVWRPLKHTRAAATGPTRSSGPYPASARQVRARTYLPATAITCQPKRKRPWWFRCRSRTPCLPDRWRLGRLGHR from the coding sequence GTGAGCGGCTTCAAGCTCTTGATTTGCGAAGACCCTCCCCTGGGACGCGCCCAAGGGGCCGGCATGGCCCTGTGGACCCTCCTGCTGTGGACCGGATACCTGGCCGGCCGCCTGGCCTTAGTGCCATCCCAGGTGCATGGATGGCCGCGAACCCGTGCCTGCGGAGCCGTAGTCCCCTTGGCCACAATGGCGGCCAGCGCCTTCCTGGGGACCAGGGAAGGCTGGCATACAGGCCCGACCGGCCTAGCTCTCGCCCTAGCGCTGGCCTTCTGGTCTTCGGACCGCCCGCTTCGGAGGCGTGCCGCGGCGAAACTGGTCTGTGCCCTGACCGCATGCGGCTTGTCCCTGAGCGTCCAAGGGCTTGCGCCGGGCAGACGGCTGGTCCTGCGCGAGCACTACCAGCCCCCTACCTCAATCGTCACGCGGACCAGTCCCCTGAGCACCTACCGAGCTTATCTGAAGGACTTTCGCCAAGAGCCGCTGCTGGAGGTCGAGGGTCTGCCCAGCCCCGCACCGATTCGTCTGGCGGTCTTGGACGCCTTCGACGGCCAGGTATGGACCGTGGGCGGGACGGGGTCCACCGAGGGTGGCGGCTACCGCAGGTTAGGCCGTCAGCAGCCCAACGCCGCGGATAATCAGCAAGAGCAGCCAACGGCGGGACCGCCTTTTGTGGCGACCTTCCACGTTCACGCAGGTTTAGGGCCCGGTCTGATGCCCAGCGTCGGCCATGCCGAGCGCTTCGACCGAGCACAGGCCGTACCTCTGGACCAGGCTTACTACGACGCAGCTTCTGCGGCGGCCTTGGCCCCCGCTGGACTGGCCGGCCCTTTCTCCTACCGGGAACAGGGCCACTTGCCCCCGCGACCTCCCTCCCGCCAGGCAATCGCCAGCGCGCGCGCCGCCCCGGTCACCCAGCCTCCCCTGAACCGACCGCCCGCCGGCCTAACCCAGGCCGCCAATCGCTTCGCTGGCACAACCCCAGGCGTAAGCGCGGGGCGCAAGGCGCTGAATCTGGCCGACGCCCTGCGCTCCGAAGGCTGGTTCTCCCATGGTTTAGCCGGTGATTATCCTTCGCAAGCGGGCCATGGCAGCTACCGAATCGAGCGGATGCTCAGAGCGGACGCCCTGGTCGGCGACAGCGAGCAGTACGCTTCCCTGATGGCCCTGATGGCCCGGCAGGAGGGCCTGAGCGCCCGCGTCGTCTTAGGCTTCCTCCCCCAGCAAGGGCAAGCGGCGATCGATGCCGAAGCCCAAAGCGTTCCTTCGCCCAAGCCGAACGGCCCTCTGACCTTCACCGGCGAGGACATGCAAGCCTGGGTGGAGGTGGATTTGGAGGGGTTGGGCTGGGTGGCCTTCCACCCCACTCCCCCGCAGAGCCGACGCCCACAGACCGACCGGTCGGAGCGCCAGAAGGAACCGAACCGGGCCCGACCTCCCCTTCCCCTGTCCGACCCCTTGCGCGAGGGGCCGCCAAGCGTGGACAATCCTCAGAACGCGGGTTCGGGCGGTCAGGGGACCAAGCACGAGGGATGGTGGGAACGGGTCGGTCCCCTACTGAGGGCTATGGCCCTATGGACGCTGCCCCTATGGGTTTGCACCGGCCTGCTAGCAGGTTTATCAGCGGCGAGCAGACGCTCTCTCAGGCTGCTGAAGCTGACCGGAACTCCTCGCGAGCGCATCCTGGCAGGCTGGCGGTTCCTCATCGCTCTGGCCAGGCGGCTGGGCGTTCCAGTCAGTGGAAGAACCCGCAGCCAGCAGGCCCAAACGCTGGATCGATCACTGCATGCTGCCCTAGGCGAGCGTCCCCCGGCAGGGCGGGCGTCAGGCCCGGAAGCCAACCCGGCCAATGCGTTGGCTCTGCTGGCCGACCAAGCGGCCTTCAGCACAGCCGATTGCTCGCCCCAAGAGGCCGATCTCTACTGGCAGAGCGTAGATCGCGCGGCGGTACGGCTCCTGAGTTCCAAGGGCCGCTTCCGCCGCTGGGCCTGGCGCCTCATCCCCCTGCCTTGGGGCTTGCGCGTCTGGAGACCACTGAAACACACAAGAGCCGCCGCGACGGGGCCAACACGCAGTTCGGGCCCGTACCCAGCGTCTGCGCGCCAGGTGCGGGCCCGAACTTATCTACCTGCGACCGCTATCACTTGTCAGCCGAAGAGAAAGAGGCCTTGGTGGTTCCGCTGCCGGAGCCGGACCCCTTGCCTTCCTGATCGTTGGAGGCTTGGTCGCCTTGGGCATCGGTGA
- a CDS encoding AAA family ATPase, with amino-acid sequence MAAGTDTPSLRDITEPSDGTRLTDATRLPDASRPPARGPLPDATRSPGSGHLNDATRLSPTFGAAADQRAPDDTSIPLAPARSNPSDQTKLPGLSACAEGHPHDDTNLTTGRGGSAGTGTDPDRPQRIRERSPSIHPADTDDFRRTFEKLLTAISEAVVGKDKAVRLCLTAAIAGGHLLLEDEPGTGKTQLARALAQVLGLDRRRIQFTPDLLPSDLLGVSVYQRRSGDFTFRPGPVFTSVLLADEINRASPKVQSALLEVMEEGRVSVDGHTYAMDNPFLVIATQNPQGQLGTYPLPGAQLDRFMLRVSLGPPSHEASLEILTQSRLRDRASRLDPIIDRAGFNRLQATAASVHCSAPIFEYVTRLLEACSHSKSIETGPSIRAGLALVRGAQVWAASLGRDYVIPDDLLTLAQPVLAHRIKLNRQARMDGADLFQTIDEVIQSVPVPEGGLDA; translated from the coding sequence ATGGCCGCAGGCACTGACACCCCCTCACTCAGGGACATCACCGAGCCGAGCGACGGCACCCGTCTGACTGACGCCACGCGCTTGCCTGACGCCAGCCGCCCGCCGGCCCGCGGTCCCCTGCCCGACGCCACCCGTTCGCCCGGCAGCGGTCACCTGAACGATGCCACCCGTCTGAGCCCCACGTTCGGGGCAGCCGCCGATCAGCGGGCGCCGGACGACACCAGCATCCCCCTAGCACCCGCCCGCTCCAACCCGTCCGACCAGACCAAGCTACCTGGTCTGAGCGCCTGCGCCGAAGGCCACCCCCACGACGACACCAACCTCACCACCGGCCGAGGCGGGAGCGCGGGAACTGGAACGGACCCTGACCGGCCCCAGCGCATCCGCGAGCGCAGTCCATCCATCCACCCAGCCGATACGGACGACTTCCGTCGAACCTTCGAGAAACTCCTTACCGCCATCAGCGAGGCCGTGGTCGGTAAAGACAAAGCGGTCCGGCTCTGTCTGACAGCCGCGATCGCCGGGGGTCACTTGCTCCTGGAGGATGAGCCGGGCACCGGCAAGACCCAGTTGGCCCGGGCCTTGGCCCAGGTTCTAGGCCTGGACCGCAGGCGGATTCAATTCACCCCCGACCTCCTGCCCTCCGACTTGCTTGGGGTCAGCGTCTACCAGCGGCGCAGCGGGGATTTCACCTTCCGCCCCGGCCCCGTCTTCACGTCCGTCCTGCTGGCGGACGAAATCAACCGGGCCTCGCCCAAGGTACAATCCGCGCTTTTGGAGGTCATGGAGGAGGGCCGGGTGAGCGTGGACGGGCACACCTATGCGATGGACAACCCCTTCCTGGTTATCGCCACACAGAACCCTCAAGGCCAGCTAGGCACCTATCCCCTGCCCGGGGCCCAACTGGACCGCTTCATGCTGCGGGTCAGCCTAGGCCCGCCCAGCCACGAGGCCAGCCTGGAAATTCTGACCCAGTCCCGACTACGGGACAGGGCCTCCCGTCTGGATCCAATCATTGACCGCGCTGGCTTCAACAGGCTGCAAGCCACCGCGGCCTCCGTCCACTGCAGCGCCCCGATATTCGAATACGTCACCCGTCTTCTGGAGGCCTGCAGCCATAGCAAGTCAATCGAGACCGGGCCATCCATCCGCGCCGGTCTGGCCTTGGTGCGCGGGGCCCAGGTGTGGGCCGCGTCGCTCGGACGCGATTACGTTATCCCTGACGACCTGCTGACCCTCGCGCAGCCGGTGCTGGCTCACCGTATCAAACTGAACCGGCAGGCCCGGATGGACGGCGCCGACCTCTTCCAAACAATAGATGAAGTCATTCAATCCGTGCCTGTGCCCGAGGGCGGGCTGGACGCATGA
- a CDS encoding DNA-directed RNA polymerase subunit beta', producing MLDVNAFDKLRIGLATADDIRGWSYGEVKKPETINYRTLKPEKDGLFGEQIFGPTRDWECACGKYKRVRFKGIVCERCGVEVTRSRVRRERMGHIELAAPVTHIWYFKGVPSRLGYLLDIAPKDLEKVIYFAAYMVTKVDQDQRHQDLPDLQEEFDNEIGQLEKKRDLEIDKRSKKLEEDLAELERSDEAKGAMKTRLRNGAERDMTAIRKRYDEQIARITAVFDRFKDLRPGDMEGDVDLWREMEDRYGDYFEGCMGAEAIKQRLKDFDLEGAAKELREEIATGSGQRKARALKRLKVVNAFLTTGNKPEAMVLDAIPVIPPDLRPMVQLDGGRFATSDLNDLYRRVINRNNRLKRLIELGAPEIMLSNEKRMLQEAVDSLFDNGRRGRPVTGASNRPLKSLADMLKGKQGRFRQNLLGKRVDYSGRSVIVVGPSLRMHQCGLPKPMALELFKPFVIKRLVDLNYAQNMKSAKRLVDRGDAAVWGVLEEVIAEHPVLLNRAPTLHRLGIQAFEPILVEGKAIHLPPLACAAFNADFDGDQMAVHLPLSAEAQAEARSLMLASDNILKPADGHTVTMPSQDMILGLYYLTTVREGAKGQGRIFSSLAEARMALDLGEIDMQSKILLRVPSDFIIPKGWEPGDLKVVDPEPGSPDVVKEEVFKDGSRLFATNYGRVLFNHTLPVDYPFINEQVAKGKLAGIVDDIATRYSTAQVAATLDALKDLGFTRAPWSGVTMAFSDIVVPPDRSKIIKEYEGQAAKVNSQYDMGLLTNEERRQELINLWTECTDQVADAMRDNFHDDNNVNIMVQSGARGNWMQIRQIAGMRGLVANPKGEIIPRPVKSNYHDGLSVLEYFISQHGARKGLADTALRTAESGYLTRRLVDVSQDVIVREEDCGTKRGLTMKVAERDEAGNLVLVKAADGGPYSRLLAEDVLDPKDGKTVLYKRDDPLSMDTLRDLVAHGVEEVKARSVLTCESTRGVCAKCYGWSLATMRLVDVGEAVGIVAAQSIGEPGTQLTLRSFHSGGVASASDITQGLPRVTELFEARTPKGEAPIAEFPGTVKVEDTDRGRQVTLSPDDGTIEPLTYPVTRRAPMLVKDGQHVDAGTQLIEGSVDPKKILRILGPRAAQVNIVNEVHTVYRSQGVDIHDKHIEVIVHQMLRRVTVIDSGDTDLLPGELADQAKFKAANVKAVKAGGKPAAGRPELMGITKASLATDSWLSAASFQETTRVLTEAALNQKVDDLKGLKENVIIGKLIPAGTGLARYRNAKVEPDKAIRDTIYPNFGLGGDSTGDLSDADLADVDFSNIDFGDLKLGDDFNPDDFLNDQGGQSSLDEDGDLPTNAQTAAEAEADKADQDQTTAKGSNDLGFTDAQGDQASNDQEGKGSGSGSGTTKASFSSADK from the coding sequence GTGTTGGACGTCAATGCATTTGACAAACTGAGGATCGGACTGGCCACCGCCGACGACATCCGTGGCTGGAGCTATGGCGAGGTCAAGAAGCCTGAAACCATCAACTACCGCACCCTCAAGCCTGAGAAGGACGGCTTGTTCGGCGAGCAGATCTTCGGGCCCACCCGCGACTGGGAGTGCGCCTGCGGCAAGTACAAGCGCGTGCGTTTCAAGGGCATCGTCTGCGAGCGCTGCGGCGTGGAAGTCACTCGCTCCCGCGTGCGCCGCGAGCGGATGGGCCACATTGAGTTGGCCGCCCCTGTGACCCATATCTGGTACTTCAAGGGCGTGCCGAGCCGGCTGGGCTACCTGCTGGACATCGCGCCCAAGGACCTGGAGAAGGTCATCTACTTCGCGGCCTACATGGTCACCAAGGTGGATCAGGACCAGCGCCACCAGGACCTGCCGGACTTGCAGGAAGAGTTCGACAACGAGATCGGCCAGCTGGAGAAGAAGCGCGATCTGGAGATCGACAAGCGCTCCAAGAAGCTGGAAGAGGACCTGGCCGAGCTGGAACGCTCGGACGAGGCCAAGGGCGCCATGAAGACCCGGTTGCGTAACGGTGCCGAGCGCGATATGACCGCTATCCGCAAGCGTTACGATGAGCAGATCGCGCGCATCACCGCCGTCTTCGACCGCTTTAAGGACCTGAGGCCCGGCGACATGGAGGGCGACGTGGACCTGTGGCGGGAGATGGAAGATCGCTACGGCGACTACTTCGAGGGTTGCATGGGCGCCGAGGCCATCAAGCAGCGCCTGAAGGACTTCGACCTGGAAGGCGCCGCCAAGGAGCTGCGCGAGGAGATCGCCACCGGCTCCGGCCAGCGCAAGGCCCGGGCCCTGAAGCGGCTCAAGGTCGTTAACGCCTTCCTGACCACCGGCAACAAGCCCGAGGCCATGGTCCTGGACGCGATTCCCGTGATTCCGCCCGACCTGCGTCCTATGGTGCAGTTGGACGGCGGCCGCTTCGCCACCTCCGACCTGAACGACCTCTACCGGCGCGTAATCAACCGCAACAACCGACTGAAGAGGCTGATCGAGCTGGGCGCGCCTGAGATCATGCTCAGCAATGAGAAGCGCATGCTCCAGGAGGCTGTGGACTCGCTCTTCGACAACGGCCGGCGCGGCCGCCCGGTCACCGGCGCCTCCAACCGCCCGCTCAAGTCCCTTGCGGACATGCTCAAGGGCAAGCAGGGCCGATTCCGTCAGAACCTGCTGGGTAAGCGCGTGGATTACTCGGGCCGCTCCGTGATCGTGGTCGGGCCCTCCCTGCGTATGCACCAGTGCGGCCTGCCTAAGCCGATGGCGCTGGAGCTCTTCAAGCCCTTCGTGATCAAGCGGCTGGTGGACCTGAACTACGCGCAGAACATGAAGTCCGCCAAGCGTCTGGTCGATCGTGGCGACGCGGCCGTGTGGGGCGTGCTGGAGGAGGTCATCGCCGAGCACCCTGTGCTGCTCAACCGCGCACCTACCCTGCACCGCCTGGGCATTCAGGCCTTCGAGCCGATCCTGGTGGAGGGCAAGGCCATCCACCTGCCGCCGCTGGCGTGCGCGGCCTTCAACGCCGACTTCGACGGCGACCAGATGGCAGTCCACCTGCCGCTGTCCGCCGAAGCCCAGGCCGAGGCCCGCTCGCTGATGCTGGCCTCCGATAACATCCTGAAGCCGGCCGACGGCCACACCGTGACCATGCCTTCGCAGGATATGATTCTGGGCCTGTACTACCTGACCACTGTGCGCGAAGGCGCTAAGGGCCAGGGGCGGATCTTCTCCTCGCTGGCCGAGGCGCGCATGGCCCTGGACTTGGGCGAGATCGACATGCAGTCCAAGATCCTGCTGCGGGTGCCCTCCGACTTCATCATACCCAAGGGTTGGGAGCCGGGCGACCTCAAAGTCGTGGACCCCGAACCCGGCAGCCCCGATGTGGTCAAGGAGGAGGTCTTCAAGGACGGCTCCAGGCTGTTCGCGACCAACTATGGTCGCGTCTTGTTCAACCACACCCTGCCTGTGGACTACCCGTTCATCAACGAGCAGGTGGCCAAAGGCAAGCTGGCTGGCATCGTCGATGACATCGCCACCCGCTATTCGACGGCCCAGGTGGCCGCGACGCTCGACGCCCTGAAGGACCTGGGCTTCACCCGGGCCCCGTGGTCCGGCGTGACCATGGCCTTCTCGGACATCGTCGTGCCGCCCGACCGCAGCAAAATCATCAAGGAATACGAGGGGCAGGCCGCCAAGGTCAACTCCCAGTACGACATGGGCTTGCTGACCAACGAGGAGCGCCGACAGGAGCTGATCAACCTGTGGACAGAGTGCACCGACCAGGTGGCCGACGCCATGCGCGACAACTTCCATGATGACAACAACGTGAACATCATGGTGCAGTCGGGCGCGCGCGGCAACTGGATGCAGATTCGTCAGATCGCAGGCATGCGAGGCCTGGTGGCCAACCCCAAGGGTGAGATCATCCCCCGACCGGTCAAGTCCAACTACCACGACGGCCTGTCCGTGCTGGAGTACTTCATCTCCCAGCACGGCGCCCGCAAGGGTCTGGCGGATACGGCACTGCGTACGGCGGAGTCGGGCTACCTGACCCGCCGCCTGGTGGACGTGTCCCAGGACGTGATCGTGCGCGAGGAAGACTGCGGAACCAAGCGTGGCTTGACCATGAAGGTGGCCGAGCGCGACGAGGCTGGCAACCTGGTCCTGGTCAAGGCCGCGGACGGTGGGCCTTACTCCCGCCTGCTGGCCGAGGATGTGCTGGATCCCAAGGACGGCAAGACCGTGCTCTACAAGCGCGACGACCCGCTGTCCATGGACACCCTGCGCGACCTGGTCGCCCACGGCGTGGAGGAGGTCAAGGCCCGCTCCGTGCTGACCTGCGAGTCCACCCGTGGCGTGTGCGCCAAGTGCTACGGCTGGTCTCTGGCCACCATGCGCTTGGTCGATGTCGGCGAGGCCGTGGGCATCGTGGCCGCCCAGTCCATCGGTGAGCCGGGTACGCAGCTGACCCTGCGTTCCTTCCACTCCGGCGGCGTCGCTTCGGCCTCCGATATTACCCAGGGTCTGCCCCGTGTGACCGAGCTCTTCGAGGCCCGCACTCCTAAGGGCGAAGCCCCGATCGCGGAGTTCCCCGGAACCGTCAAGGTGGAGGACACCGATCGCGGCCGCCAGGTGACGCTGAGTCCGGACGATGGCACGATCGAGCCGCTGACTTACCCGGTGACCCGGCGCGCGCCCATGCTGGTCAAGGATGGGCAGCACGTCGACGCTGGCACCCAGCTGATCGAAGGCTCGGTCGATCCGAAGAAGATCCTGCGGATCCTCGGCCCTCGCGCCGCCCAGGTGAACATCGTCAACGAGGTGCACACCGTCTACCGCTCCCAGGGCGTGGACATCCACGACAAGCACATCGAGGTCATCGTCCACCAGATGCTGCGGCGGGTGACCGTCATCGACTCCGGTGACACCGACCTGCTGCCCGGCGAGCTGGCCGATCAGGCCAAGTTCAAGGCCGCCAACGTGAAGGCCGTCAAGGCTGGGGGCAAGCCTGCAGCGGGCCGCCCCGAGCTGATGGGCATCACCAAGGCCTCCCTGGCCACCGACTCTTGGCTGTCGGCCGCCTCCTTCCAGGAGACGACCCGCGTGCTCACCGAGGCCGCCCTGAACCAGAAGGTCGACGATCTCAAGGGGCTGAAGGAGAACGTGATCATCGGCAAGCTGATCCCGGCCGGCACCGGCTTGGCGCGTTACCGAAACGCCAAGGTGGAGCCGGACAAGGCCATCCGTGACACCATCTACCCCAACTTCGGGCTGGGCGGCGACTCGACGGGCGACCTGTCCGATGCTGACCTGGCTGATGTGGACTTCTCCAACATCGACTTCGGCGACCTGAAGCTGGGCGACGATTTCAACCCGGATGATTTCCTGAACGACCAAGGCGGGCAGAGCAGCCTGGACGAGGACGGCGACCTGCCAACCAACGCCCAGACCGCCGCCGAGGCTGAGGCTGACAAGGCCGACCAGGATCAAACAACCGCCAAGGGCAGCAACGATCTGGGCTTCACCGATGCCCAAGGCGACCAAGCCTCCAACGATCAGGAAGGCAAGGGGTCCGGCTCCGGCAGCGGAACCACCAAGGCCTCTTTCTCTTCGGCTGACAAGTGA